In a single window of the Salmo trutta chromosome 21, fSalTru1.1, whole genome shotgun sequence genome:
- the LOC115157047 gene encoding homeobox protein engrailed-2b-like, with product MEEDDNRNGERQDSGEEFNRAILPLLQAPGNQQPHRITNFYIDNILRPDFGRRKDGTFNYDENHLNGRENSPRLPPKSGQLGGTVAGEGTSNSRSVGEPKKDIVGDAPLKPRGEIGDQCLSSDSDSSQANSAPSSKPMLWPAWVYCTRYSDRPSSGPRSRKPKKSTTTTTTTTTPSKDDKRPRTAFTAEQLQRLKTEFQTSRYLTEQRRQSLAQELGLNESQIKIWFQNKRAKIKKATGNKNSLALHLMAQGLYNHATSSKDEKSDSD from the exons ATGGAAGAAGATGATAATCGCAATGGAGAGCGTCAAGATTCGGGCGAAGAATTCAACAGAGCTATTCTTCCTCTTCTTCAAGCACCTGGGAACCAGCAACCGCACCGAATCACGAACTTTTACATTGATAATATTTTGAGACCAGACTTTGGACGGCGGAAAGACGGGACTTTTAATTATGATGAGAATCACCTCAATGGACGAGAGAATAGTCCTCGCCTTCCCCCAAAATCTGGGCAGTTAGGTGGGACGGTGGCAGGGGAAGGAACATCGAATTCTCGTTCAGTCGGTGAGCCCAAAAAAGATATTGTTGGAGATGCGCCTCTCAAGCCCCGAGGAGAAATTGGAGATCAGTGCCTAAGCTCCGACTCGGATAGTTCTCAAGCCAATTCTGCACCTTCGTCGAAACCTATGCTCTGGCCAGCCTGGGTGTATTGTACAAGATATTCAGACCGACCATCCTCAG GGCCAAGATCTCGTAAACCAAAGAAGTCGACCACTACCACGACAACGACGACGACCCCAAGCAAGGATGACAAGCGTCCAAGAACGGCCTTCACAGCAGAACAGCTCCAGAGACTAAAAACGGAGTTTCAGACTAGTCGGTACCTGACCGAACAGAGAAGACAGAGTCTGGCACAAGAACTCGGCCTCAACGAATCTCAAATTAAAATCTGGTTTCAAAACAAGAGGGCCAAAATAAAGAAGGCTACCGGGAATAAAAACTCTTTAGCCTTGCACCTGATGGCACAGGGACTATACAATCATGCCACATCATCTAAGGATGAAAAATCAGACAGCGATTGA
- the paxip1 gene encoding PAX-interacting protein 1: MSDEEPKVPEDLFKDVKFYVVGDIDQKVVQLLKAGKGKEVSYNALATHIIAEDGDNPEVGESREVFDLPVVKPSWVTLSVRCGDLLPVTGFSPESGQIFFGVTACLPKLPEDLTTLWALITFYGGDCQLNLNKKCTHLIVPEPKGEKYEVALKHSSIKIVTPEWITHSALDKSRKDEALYHPRLTYQEEEEDEESEYESLSEGSYSPPGRRRPGPRSRRSSPSSRDDSPASGRGGTSPKAERRDELMFDDSDDSSTEKEERNLNWTPAEMTGPPLGPKRRLQPVKDSGLINLCASVPPVPGSAGPSEARAALVPSAAQPGAERPEGMAGWSPAARTLRNITNNSDIQQTTRPPNVAHILQSLSASTKTSEQQQQTNQGQPNAQSNAQPNPLLFNQAKPQGQQQLTAEAQQQLLQQQSHQVPQQQQPQQQPQQQHPPQQLPQQQHPMLQHLPPQQLMQLHHQQQQQQQQQQQQPQVPQPGFPPQLPQQQAHQFIQQQPQQQQIHQQQIFTQQQQQQQQPQHAFSQQQLRPQQLLRPPMQQQQLQQQQQQHALQQQLQQFQQHRLQQQLQQQQQQQQQQQNQQQQQLHQQHLQQQQQQHFLQQQMQQQHMQQLQQQQQQHLKSQQQSLQQHPSQQPLQQQQQQGSLQPQLQPPQVHQLFGHEPGQEIPEDGFLVGCVFAVADYPEQMADKQLLATWKRIIQAYGGVVDSSLNNRCTHLLCETQVSSMYVQALREGRRCVTAHWLNTILKKKKMVPPHRTLHLPFAFPPGAKPCSQHIISVTGFVDSDRDDLKLMAYLAGARYTGYLCRSNTVLICKEPSGLKYEKAKEWRIPCVNAQWLCDILLGNFEALRQIQHSRYSNFNLQEPLIPNQHLVQTLLGAWRAPVKVSPDALAALQLQQKQRQSESNSQPPNKKPRLEEIQSPTKKLPPESTPYIFFTGFEPTQVQQFMKRLHNLGGEVAESAQKCTHLVANKVTRTVKFLTAMSIVKHIVTPEWLEESWKSQKFVDEQNYMLRDAEAEVLFGFSLEESLKRAHTAPLFKGKYFYITPGICPSLITMKAIVESAGGKVLPKQPSFRKIMEHKQNKNLAEIILISCENDLHLCREYFLKNIDTHNAEFILTGVLTQNMDYESYKFT, from the exons ATGTCGGATGAAGAACCGAAGGTCCCAGAGGATCTCTTTAAAGATGTTAAATTTTACGTGGTCGGGGACATTGACCAAAAG GTTGTCCAGCTGCTGAAAGCAGGGAAAGGCAAAGAGGTCTCATACAATGCCTTGGCTACACACATCATAGCAGAGGATGGAGATAACCCAGAGGTTGGGGAGTCACGAGAGGTCTTTGACCTTCCAGTTGTCAAG CCTTCTTGGGTGACTTTGTCCGTCAGATGTGGAGACCTGCTACC AGTTACCGGTTTCTCCCCAGAGTCAGGACAAATATTCTTCGGTGTCACGGCATGTCTACCTAAA CTACCAGAAGATCTGACCACTCTTTGGGCCTTGATCACTTTTTATGGTGGTGATTGTCAACTCAACCTAAACAAGAAATGTACTCACCTGATTGTTCCAGAGCCAAAAGGG GAAAAGTATGAGGTTGCCCTGAAGCACAGCAGCATCAAAATCGTCACGCCGGAGTGGATCACACACTCCGCATTGGACAAGAGCAGGAAGGACGAGGCTCTGTACCACCCCCGGCTGACCTaccaggaggaggaagaggatgaggagagcgAGTACGAGTCTCTCTCCGAGGGCAGCTACAGCCCTCCAGGCCGCAGGCGCCCAGGCCCCAGGTCCCGGAGATCCAGCCCCTCATCAAGAGACGACTCCCCTGCTAGCGGCCGAGGAGGGACCTCGCCCAAAGCCGAGCGACGAGACGAGCTCATGTTCGATGACTCGGATGACTCTTCTACGGAGAAGGAGGAGCGGAACCTGAACTGGACCCCAGCGGAGATGACCGGGCCGCCCCTGGGTCCCAAACGCAGACTGCAGCCAGTGAAGGACTCTGGCCTGATCAACCTCTGTGCCAGTGTTCCCCCTGTGCCAGGCAGTGCAGGGCCATCAGAAGCCCGGGCTGCCCTAGTACCCAGTGCTGCCCAGCCGGGGGCAGAGAGGCCAGAGGGCATGGCAGGCTGGAGCCCAGCGGCCAGGACACTACGGAACATCACCAACAACTCTGACATCCAGCAGACCACAAGGCCCCCCAACGTTGCACAC ATCCTACAGAGTCTCTCTGCCTCAACAAAGACAtcggagcagcagcagcagacgaaCCAGGGCCAGCCCAATGCCCAGTCCAACGCCCAGCCCAACCCGCTCCTGTTCAACCAAGCGAAGCCCCAAGGTCAGCAGCAGCTCACAGCCGAAGCACAGCAGCAGTTACTGCAGCAGCAGTCTCATCAGGTCCCCCAACAACAACAGCCACAACAACAGCCACAACAACAACACCCACCTCAGCAGCTGCCACAGCAGCAGCACCCCATGCTGCAGCATCTCCCACCACAGCAACTCATGCAGTTGCAccaccagcaacaacaacaacaacaacagcagcagcagcagccgcaGGTTCCTCAGCCAGGTTTCCCTCCTCAGTTGCCACAACAACAAGCCCATCAGTTCATCCAGCAGCAGCCACAGCAACAGCAGATCCACCAACAACAGATCTTCACccagcaacagcagcaacaacaacaaccacaacatgCATTCTCGCAGCAACAACTGCGACCGCAGCAGCTCCTGCGGCCACcaatgcagcagcagcagctccaacagcagcagcagcagcatgctTTACAACAGCAGCTACAGCAGTTCCAGCAGCACAGGCTCCAGCAACAgctgcagcagcaacagcagcagcagcaacagcagcagaacCAGCAGCAACAGCAACTCCATCAACAACAcctccaacagcagcagcagcagcatttcCTGCAGCAACAGATGCAGCAGCAGCACATGCAGCAGctccaacaacagcagcagcagcatctgaAGAGCCAGCAGCAGTCGCTGCAGCAGCATCCGAGCCAGCAGCcactccagcagcagcagcagcaagggTCACTACAGCCTCAGCTCCAGCCGCCTCAAGTGCACCAGCTGTTTGGCCACGAGCCAGGGCAGGAGA TTCCAGAAGATGGCTTCTTGGTGGGCTGTGTGTTTGCTGTTGCTGACTACCCAGAGCAGATGGCAGACAAGCAGCTCCTTGCCACGTGGAAGAga ATTATTCAGGCCTATGGTGGAGTTGTGGACTCCTCTCTCAACAACcgctgcactcacctgctctgtgaaACTCAAGTCAGCAGCATGTATGTCCAG GCCCTACGGGAGGGGAGGCGCTGTGTCACTGCCCACTGGCTGAACACAatcctgaagaagaagaagatggtTCCTCCCCACAGAACCCTACACCTCCCCTTCGCCTTCCCACCTGGAGCCAAGCCCTGCTCACAACAC ATCATCTCTGTGACTGGCTTTGTGGACTCAGACCGTGATGACCTGAAGCTGATGGCCTACCTGGCAGGAGCCAGATACACAGGCTACCTCTGTCGTAGCAACACCGTGCTCATCTGTAAAGA GCCCAGTGGTCTGAAGTATGAGAAGGCCAAGGAGTGGAGGATCCCCTGCGTCAACGCCCAGTGGCTCTGTGACATCCTCCTGGGGAACTTTGAGGCTCTCCGGCAGATCCAGCACAGCAGATACTCCAACTTCAACCTGCAGGAACCACTCATCCCCAACCAGCATCTGGTTCAGACCCTACTGG GTGCTTGGCGGGCTCCTGTGAAGGTTTCACCTGATGCGTTGGCAGCATTGCAGCTGCAACAGAAGCAGAGACAGTCTGAGTCCAACTCCCAGCCTCCAAATAAGAAGCCAAG ACTTGAGGAGATTCAATCCCCAACCAAGAAGCTTCCACCAGAGTCGACACCGTACATTTTCTTTACTGGCTTTGAGCCAACACAGGTCCAACAATTCATGAAG AGGCTGCACAACCTTGGAGGGGAGGTTGCAGAGAGCGCTCAGAAGTGCACCCATCTGGTAGCCAACAAGGTGACGAGGACGGTGAAGTTTCTCACAGCCATGTCAATCGTCAAGCACATCGTCACCCCTGAGTGGTTAGAAGAGAGCTGGAAGAGCCAGAAGTTTGTCG ATGAGCAGAACTACATGCTGAGAGATGCAGAGGCAGAGGTGCTGTTTGGCTTCAGTCTGGAAGAGTCACTGAAGAGGGCCCACACTGCACCACTCTTCAAG ggCAAGTATTTCTACATTACCCCTGGGATCTGTCCCAGCCTTATCACTATGAAGGCCATTGTAGAGAGCGCAGGAGGCAAGGTGCTCCCCAAGCAGCCCTCCTTCCGCAAAATAATGGAGCACAAGCAGAACAAG AACCTTGCTGAGATCATCCTGATATCCTGTGAGAATGATCTTCATCTATGTAGAGAGTACTTCTTGAAGAACATTG ACACCCACAATGCTGAGTTTATATTGACTGGTGTATTGACACAGAACATGGATTATGAATC ATATAAATTCACATGA